A single window of Acinetobacter wuhouensis DNA harbors:
- the groL gene encoding chaperonin GroEL (60 kDa chaperone family; promotes refolding of misfolded polypeptides especially under stressful conditions; forms two stacked rings of heptamers to form a barrel-shaped 14mer; ends can be capped by GroES; misfolded proteins enter the barrel where they are refolded when GroES binds) codes for MAAKDIRFGEDARSKMVRGVNVLANAVKATLGPKGRNVVLQKSYGAPTITKDGVSVAKEIELADAFENMGAQMVKEVASKTSDNAGDGTTTATVLAQAFIREGMKAVAAGMNPMDLKRGIDQAVKAAVGELKSLSKPSSTSKEIAQVGAISANSDANIGDLIAQAMDKVGKEGVITVEEGSGLDNELDVVEGMQFDRGYLSPYFVNNQQSMSADLDDPFILLYDKKISNVRDLLPVLEGVAKAGKPLLIVAEEVEGEALATLVVNTIRGIVKVCAVKAPGFGDRRKAMLEDMAILTGGVVISEEVGLSLEKATIKDLGRAKKIQVSKENTTIIDGAGEGAGIEARIKQIKAQIEETSSDYDREKLQERVAKLAGGVAVIKVGAATEVEMKEKKARVEDALHATRAAVEEGIVPGGGVALIRAKAAIAGIKGVNEDQNHGIQIALRAMEAPLREIVTNAGDEPSVILNRVVEGSGAFGYNAANGEFGDMIEFGILDPTKVTRTALQNAASIAGLMITTEAMVAEAPKKDEPAMPAGGGMGGMGGMDF; via the coding sequence ATGGCTGCCAAGGACATTCGTTTCGGCGAAGACGCGCGCTCCAAGATGGTGCGCGGCGTCAACGTGCTCGCCAACGCCGTGAAGGCGACCCTCGGCCCGAAGGGCCGCAACGTCGTGCTGCAGAAGAGCTACGGCGCGCCGACCATCACCAAGGACGGCGTCTCCGTCGCCAAGGAAATCGAACTGGCTGACGCGTTCGAGAACATGGGCGCGCAGATGGTGAAGGAAGTCGCTTCCAAGACCTCCGACAACGCCGGCGACGGCACCACCACCGCCACCGTGCTGGCGCAGGCGTTCATCCGCGAGGGCATGAAGGCGGTCGCCGCCGGCATGAACCCGATGGACCTGAAGCGCGGCATCGACCAGGCGGTGAAGGCCGCGGTCGGCGAACTGAAGTCGCTGTCCAAGCCGTCGTCGACCAGCAAGGAAATCGCCCAGGTCGGCGCGATCTCCGCGAACTCGGATGCCAACATCGGCGACCTGATCGCGCAGGCGATGGACAAGGTCGGCAAGGAAGGCGTGATCACGGTCGAGGAAGGCAGCGGCCTGGACAACGAACTCGACGTGGTCGAGGGCATGCAGTTCGACCGCGGCTACCTGAGCCCGTACTTCGTCAACAACCAGCAGTCGATGTCGGCCGACCTGGATGATCCCTTCATCCTGCTGTACGACAAGAAGATCTCCAACGTGCGCGACCTGCTGCCCGTCCTCGAGGGCGTGGCCAAGGCCGGCAAGCCGCTGCTGATCGTGGCGGAGGAAGTCGAAGGCGAAGCGCTGGCGACCCTGGTGGTCAACACCATCCGCGGCATCGTCAAGGTCTGCGCGGTGAAGGCCCCGGGCTTCGGCGACCGTCGCAAGGCGATGCTGGAAGACATGGCGATCCTGACCGGCGGCGTGGTGATTTCCGAGGAAGTCGGCCTGTCGCTGGAGAAGGCCACCATCAAGGACCTCGGCCGCGCCAAGAAGATCCAGGTGTCGAAGGAAAACACCACCATCATCGATGGCGCCGGCGAAGGCGCGGGCATCGAGGCGCGCATCAAGCAGATCAAGGCGCAGATCGAGGAGACCTCCTCCGACTACGACCGCGAGAAGCTGCAGGAGCGCGTGGCCAAGCTGGCCGGCGGCGTTGCGGTGATCAAGGTCGGTGCCGCCACCGAAGTCGAGATGAAGGAAAAGAAGGCGCGCGTCGAAGACGCCCTGCACGCGACCCGTGCGGCCGTCGAGGAAGGCATCGTCCCGGGCGGCGGCGTCGCCCTGATCCGTGCCAAGGCGGCGATCGCCGGCATCAAGGGCGTGAACGAAGACCAGAACCACGGCATCCAGATCGCCCTGCGCGCGATGGAAGCCCCGCTGCGCGAGATCGTGACCAATGCCGGCGATGAGCCGTCGGTCATCCTCAACCGCGTGGTCGAAGGTTCGGGTGCGTTCGGCTACAACGCCGCCAACGGCGAGTTCGGCGACATGATCGAGTTCGGCATCCTGGACCCGACCAAGGTCACCCGCACCGCGCTGCAGAACGCCGCGTCGATCGCGGGCCTGATGATCACCACCGAAGCGATGGTGGCCGAGGCCCCGAAGAAGGACGAGCCGGCGATGCCGGCCGGCGGCGGCATGGGCGGCATGGGCGGCATGGATTTCTAA
- the groES gene encoding co-chaperone GroES: protein MSNIKPLHDRVVIKRMEEEKLSAGGIVIPDSATEKPIKGEVVAVGTGKVLDNGQVRAPQVKVGDKVLFGKYSGTEVKLDGVELLVVKEDDLFAILG, encoded by the coding sequence ATGTCCAATATCAAGCCGCTGCACGACCGCGTGGTCATCAAGCGCATGGAAGAAGAGAAGCTGTCCGCCGGCGGGATCGTGATCCCGGATTCGGCCACCGAGAAGCCGATCAAGGGCGAAGTCGTCGCCGTCGGCACCGGCAAGGTGCTGGACAACGGCCAGGTCCGCGCGCCGCAGGTCAAGGTCGGCGACAAGGTGCTGTTCGGCAAGTACAGCGGCACCGAAGTGAAGCTGGACGGCGTCGAGCTGCTGGTGGTGAAGGAAGACGACCTGTTCGCGATCCTCGGCTGA
- the cutA gene encoding divalent-cation tolerance protein CutA → MPVSALICFCTCPDADSAERIATALVAERLAACVNLLPGLRSVYRWQRKVEAAAEVLLLVKTSAEAYPALQERLRQLHPYELPELLAVEAASGLPEYLQWLAAESRPVN, encoded by the coding sequence ATGCCGGTGAGCGCCCTGATCTGCTTCTGCACCTGTCCCGACGCCGACAGCGCCGAGCGCATCGCCACCGCGCTGGTGGCCGAGCGCCTGGCCGCCTGCGTCAACCTCCTGCCCGGCCTGCGTTCGGTCTATCGCTGGCAACGCAAGGTCGAGGCCGCGGCCGAGGTCCTGCTGCTGGTCAAGACCAGTGCCGAGGCCTACCCCGCCCTGCAGGAACGCCTGCGCCAACTGCATCCCTACGAACTCCCGGAGCTGCTCGCGGTCGAAGCCGCGTCCGGCCTGCCCGAATACCTGCAATGGCTGGCCGCCGAGAGCCGACCGGTAAACTGA